The Pan troglodytes isolate AG18354 chromosome 8, NHGRI_mPanTro3-v2.0_pri, whole genome shotgun sequence genome window below encodes:
- the RASSF4 gene encoding ras association domain-containing protein 4 isoform X5, which translates to MAVWSPLVMPGRREGCCHTPVTNEEIEAREAKGQKLRPCHTLGVHVCLSLFRSELLGLLKTYNCYHEGKSFQLRHREEEGTLIIEGLLNIAWGLRRPIRLQMQDDREQVHLPSTSWMPGRPSCPPKEPSPQNGNITAQGPSIQPVHKAESSTDSSGPLEEAEEAPQLMRTKSDASCMSQRRPKCRTPGEAQRIRRHRFSINGHFYNHKTSVFTPAYGSVTNVRVNSTMTTLQVLTLLLNKFRVEDGPSEFALYIVHESGERTKLKDCEYPLISRILHGPCEKIARMFLMEADLGVEVPHEVAQYIKFEMPVLDSFVEKLKEEEEREIIKLTMKFQALRLTMLQRLEQLVEAK; encoded by the exons ATGGCAGTCTGGTCTCCTCTGGTTATGCCTGGCCGGCGAGAAGGGTGCTGTCACACTCctgttacaaatgaggaaatagaggcCAGGGAAGCCAAAGGCCAGAAGCTGAGGCCCTGCCACACCCTAGGAGTACATGTGTGTCTTTCCCTTTTTAGGTCGGAGCTCTTAGGCCTGCTGAAAACCTACAACTGCTACCATGAGGGCAAGAGCTTCCAGCTGAGACACCGTGAG GAAGAAGGGACTCTGATCATCGAGGGGCTCCTCAACATTGCCTGGGGGCTGAGGCGGCCCATCCGGCTGCAGATGCAGGATGACCGGGAGCAGGTGCACCTCCCCTCCACCTCATGGATGCCCGGACGGCCCAGCTGCCCTCC AAAGGAGCCATCGCCCCAGAACGGGAACATCACAGCACAGGGGCCAAGCATTCAGCCAGTGCACAAGGCTGAGAGTTCCACAGACAGCTCGG GGCccctggaggaggcagaggaggcccCCCAGCTGATGCGGACCAAGAGCGACGCCAGTTGCATGAGCCAGAGGAGGCCCAAGTGCCGCACCCCCGGTGAGGCCCAGCGCATCCGGCGACACCGGTTCTCTATCAACGGCCACTTCTACAATCATAAG ACCTCCGTGTTTACTCCAGCCTACGGATCCGTGACCAATGTGAGGGTCAACAGCACCATGACAACCCTGCAGGTGCTCACCCTGCTGCTGAACAAATTTAGG GTGGAAGATGGCCCCAGTGAGTTCGCACTCTACATCGTTCACGAGTCTGGGG AGCGGACAAAATTAAAAGACTGCGAGTACCCGCTGATTTCCAGAATCCTGCATGGGCCATGTGAGAAGATCGCCAGGATGTTCCTGATGGAAGCTGACTTGGGCGTGGAAGTCCCCCATGAA GTCGCTCAGTACATTAAGTTTGAAATGCCGGTGCTGGACAGTTttgttgaaaaattaaaagaagaggaagaaagagaaataatcaaACTGACCATGAA GTTCCAAGCCCTGCGTCTGACGATGCTGCAGCGCCTGGAGCAGCTGGTGGAGGCCAAGTAA
- the RASSF4 gene encoding ras association domain-containing protein 4 isoform X2 encodes MKEDCLPSSHVPISDSKSIQKSELLGLLKTYNCYHEGKSFQLRHREEEGTLIIEGLLNIAWGLRRPIRLQMQDDREQVHLPSTSWMPGRPSCPPKEPSPQNGNITAQGPSIQPVHKAESSTDSSGPLEEAEEAPQLMRTKSDASCMSQRRPKCRTPGEAQRIRRHRFSINGHFYNHKTSVFTPAYGSVTNVRVNSTMTTLQVLTLLLNKFRVEDGPSEFALYIVHESGERTKLKDCEYPLISRILHGPCEKIARMFLMEADLGVEVPHEVPSPASDDAAAPGAAGGGQVTGQHLPLPKSPAVAGVH; translated from the exons GTCGGAGCTCTTAGGCCTGCTGAAAACCTACAACTGCTACCATGAGGGCAAGAGCTTCCAGCTGAGACACCGTGAG GAAGAAGGGACTCTGATCATCGAGGGGCTCCTCAACATTGCCTGGGGGCTGAGGCGGCCCATCCGGCTGCAGATGCAGGATGACCGGGAGCAGGTGCACCTCCCCTCCACCTCATGGATGCCCGGACGGCCCAGCTGCCCTCC AAAGGAGCCATCGCCCCAGAACGGGAACATCACAGCACAGGGGCCAAGCATTCAGCCAGTGCACAAGGCTGAGAGTTCCACAGACAGCTCGG GGCccctggaggaggcagaggaggcccCCCAGCTGATGCGGACCAAGAGCGACGCCAGTTGCATGAGCCAGAGGAGGCCCAAGTGCCGCACCCCCGGTGAGGCCCAGCGCATCCGGCGACACCGGTTCTCTATCAACGGCCACTTCTACAATCATAAG ACCTCCGTGTTTACTCCAGCCTACGGATCCGTGACCAATGTGAGGGTCAACAGCACCATGACAACCCTGCAGGTGCTCACCCTGCTGCTGAACAAATTTAGG GTGGAAGATGGCCCCAGTGAGTTCGCACTCTACATCGTTCACGAGTCTGGGG AGCGGACAAAATTAAAAGACTGCGAGTACCCGCTGATTTCCAGAATCCTGCATGGGCCATGTGAGAAGATCGCCAGGATGTTCCTGATGGAAGCTGACTTGGGCGTGGAAGTCCCCCATGAA GTTCCAAGCCCTGCGTCTGACGATGCTGCAGCGCCTGGAGCAGCTGGTGGAGGCCAAGTAACTGGCCAACACCTGCCTCTTCCAAAGTCCCCAGCAGTGGCAGGTGTACATTGA
- the RASSF4 gene encoding ras association domain-containing protein 4 isoform X1 — MKEDCLPSSHVPISDSKSIQKSELLGLLKTYNCYHEGKSFQLRHREEEGTLIIEGLLNIAWGLRRPIRLQMQDDREQVHLPSTSWMPGRPSCPPKEPSPQNGNITAQGPSIQPVHKAESSTDSSGPLEEAEEAPQLMRTKSDASCMSQRRPKCRTPGEAQRIRRHRFSINGHFYNHKTSVFTPAYGSVTNVRVNSTMTTLQVLTLLLNKFRVEDGPSEFALYIVHESGERTKLKDCEYPLISRILHGPCEKIARMFLMEADLGVEVPHEVAQYIKFEMPVLDSFVEKLKEEEEREIIKLTMKFQALRLTMLQRLEQLVEAK; from the exons GTCGGAGCTCTTAGGCCTGCTGAAAACCTACAACTGCTACCATGAGGGCAAGAGCTTCCAGCTGAGACACCGTGAG GAAGAAGGGACTCTGATCATCGAGGGGCTCCTCAACATTGCCTGGGGGCTGAGGCGGCCCATCCGGCTGCAGATGCAGGATGACCGGGAGCAGGTGCACCTCCCCTCCACCTCATGGATGCCCGGACGGCCCAGCTGCCCTCC AAAGGAGCCATCGCCCCAGAACGGGAACATCACAGCACAGGGGCCAAGCATTCAGCCAGTGCACAAGGCTGAGAGTTCCACAGACAGCTCGG GGCccctggaggaggcagaggaggcccCCCAGCTGATGCGGACCAAGAGCGACGCCAGTTGCATGAGCCAGAGGAGGCCCAAGTGCCGCACCCCCGGTGAGGCCCAGCGCATCCGGCGACACCGGTTCTCTATCAACGGCCACTTCTACAATCATAAG ACCTCCGTGTTTACTCCAGCCTACGGATCCGTGACCAATGTGAGGGTCAACAGCACCATGACAACCCTGCAGGTGCTCACCCTGCTGCTGAACAAATTTAGG GTGGAAGATGGCCCCAGTGAGTTCGCACTCTACATCGTTCACGAGTCTGGGG AGCGGACAAAATTAAAAGACTGCGAGTACCCGCTGATTTCCAGAATCCTGCATGGGCCATGTGAGAAGATCGCCAGGATGTTCCTGATGGAAGCTGACTTGGGCGTGGAAGTCCCCCATGAA GTCGCTCAGTACATTAAGTTTGAAATGCCGGTGCTGGACAGTTttgttgaaaaattaaaagaagaggaagaaagagaaataatcaaACTGACCATGAA GTTCCAAGCCCTGCGTCTGACGATGCTGCAGCGCCTGGAGCAGCTGGTGGAGGCCAAGTAA
- the RASSF4 gene encoding ras association domain-containing protein 4 isoform X4 encodes MKEDCLPSSHVPISDSKSIQKSELLGLLKTYNCYHEGKSFQLRHREEEGTLIIEGLLNIAWGLRRPIRLQMQDDREQVHLPSTSWMPGRPSCPPKEPSPQNGNITAQGPSIQPVHKAESSTDSSGPLEEAEEAPQLMRTKSDASCMSQRRPKCRTPGEAQRIRRHRFSINGHFYNHKTSVFTPAYGSVTNVRVNSTMTTLQVLTLLLNKFRVEDGPSEFALYIVHESGERTKLKDCEYPLISRILHGPCEKIARMFLMEADLGVEVPHEG; translated from the exons GTCGGAGCTCTTAGGCCTGCTGAAAACCTACAACTGCTACCATGAGGGCAAGAGCTTCCAGCTGAGACACCGTGAG GAAGAAGGGACTCTGATCATCGAGGGGCTCCTCAACATTGCCTGGGGGCTGAGGCGGCCCATCCGGCTGCAGATGCAGGATGACCGGGAGCAGGTGCACCTCCCCTCCACCTCATGGATGCCCGGACGGCCCAGCTGCCCTCC AAAGGAGCCATCGCCCCAGAACGGGAACATCACAGCACAGGGGCCAAGCATTCAGCCAGTGCACAAGGCTGAGAGTTCCACAGACAGCTCGG GGCccctggaggaggcagaggaggcccCCCAGCTGATGCGGACCAAGAGCGACGCCAGTTGCATGAGCCAGAGGAGGCCCAAGTGCCGCACCCCCGGTGAGGCCCAGCGCATCCGGCGACACCGGTTCTCTATCAACGGCCACTTCTACAATCATAAG ACCTCCGTGTTTACTCCAGCCTACGGATCCGTGACCAATGTGAGGGTCAACAGCACCATGACAACCCTGCAGGTGCTCACCCTGCTGCTGAACAAATTTAGG GTGGAAGATGGCCCCAGTGAGTTCGCACTCTACATCGTTCACGAGTCTGGGG AGCGGACAAAATTAAAAGACTGCGAGTACCCGCTGATTTCCAGAATCCTGCATGGGCCATGTGAGAAGATCGCCAGGATGTTCCTGATGGAAGCTGACTTGGGCGTGGAAGTCCCCCATGAA GGATAA
- the DEPP1 gene encoding protein DEPP1, producing MRSRLLLSVAHLPTIRETTEEMLPGGPGQEPPPSPSLDDYVRSISRLAQPTSVLDKATAQGQPRPPHRPAQACRKGRPAVSLRDITARFSGQQPTLPMADAVDPLDWLFGESQEKQPSQRDLPRRTGPSAGLWGPHRQMDSSKPRGAPRGRLCEARMPGHSLARPLQDGQQSSDLRSWTFGQPAQAMASCHRPRPRPSSVLRTLYSHLPVIHEL from the coding sequence ATGAGGTCCCGGCTTCTGCTCTCCGTGGCCCATCTGCCCACAATTCGGGAGACCACGGAGGAGATGCTGCCTGGGGGTCCTGGGCAGGAGCCCCCACCCTCTCCTAGCCTGGATGACTACGTGAGGTCTATATCTCGACTGGCACAGCCCACCTCTGTGCTGGACAAGGCCACGGCCCAGGGCCAACCCAGGCCACCCCACAGGCCAGCCCAGGCCTGCCGGAAGGGCCGCCCTGCCGTGTCCCTGCGAGACATCACCGCACGTTTCAGTGGCCAGCAGCCCACACTGCCCATGGCTGATGCTGTGGACCCCCTGGACTGGCTTTTTGGGGAGTCCCAGGAAAAGCAGCCAAGCCAGAGGGACCTGCCAAGGAGGACTGGCCCCTCTGCTGGCCTCTGGGGTCCACATAGACAGATGGATAGCAGCAAGCCCAGGGGGGCCCCCAGAGGGAGGCTCTGTGAAGCCAGGATGCCTGGGCACTCCCTGGCAAGACCACTGCAGGATGGGCAGCAGAGCTCTGACCTAAGAAGCTGGACTTTTGGGCAGCCTGCCCAAGCCATGGCCTCCTGccaccgcccccgcccccgccccagcAGTGTCCTCAGAACACTCTACTCGCACCTCCCGGTGATCCATGAACTCTGA
- the RASSF4 gene encoding ras association domain-containing protein 4 isoform X3 — MDARTAQLPSTDSLGLKSRPHLSLPCFPPVSYPRGCWSLLLGLSSLSLPAAISALQLSLFRKEPSPQNGNITAQGPSIQPVHKAESSTDSSGPLEEAEEAPQLMRTKSDASCMSQRRPKCRTPGEAQRIRRHRFSINGHFYNHKTSVFTPAYGSVTNVRVNSTMTTLQVLTLLLNKFRVEDGPSEFALYIVHESGERTKLKDCEYPLISRILHGPCEKIARMFLMEADLGVEVPHEVAQYIKFEMPVLDSFVEKLKEEEEREIIKLTMKFQALRLTMLQRLEQLVEAK, encoded by the exons ATGGATGCCCGGACGGCCCAGCTGCCCTCC ACTGACTCTCTTGGTTTGAAATCCAGGCCTCACCTCAGCCTGCCTTGCTTCCCGCCTGTGTCCTACCCCAGGGGCTGCTGGTCTCTTCTCCTTGGCCTGAGCTCCCTTTCTCTGCCAGCAGCCATCTCAGCCCTGCAGTTGTCTCTTTTCAGAAAGGAGCCATCGCCCCAGAACGGGAACATCACAGCACAGGGGCCAAGCATTCAGCCAGTGCACAAGGCTGAGAGTTCCACAGACAGCTCGG GGCccctggaggaggcagaggaggcccCCCAGCTGATGCGGACCAAGAGCGACGCCAGTTGCATGAGCCAGAGGAGGCCCAAGTGCCGCACCCCCGGTGAGGCCCAGCGCATCCGGCGACACCGGTTCTCTATCAACGGCCACTTCTACAATCATAAG ACCTCCGTGTTTACTCCAGCCTACGGATCCGTGACCAATGTGAGGGTCAACAGCACCATGACAACCCTGCAGGTGCTCACCCTGCTGCTGAACAAATTTAGG GTGGAAGATGGCCCCAGTGAGTTCGCACTCTACATCGTTCACGAGTCTGGGG AGCGGACAAAATTAAAAGACTGCGAGTACCCGCTGATTTCCAGAATCCTGCATGGGCCATGTGAGAAGATCGCCAGGATGTTCCTGATGGAAGCTGACTTGGGCGTGGAAGTCCCCCATGAA GTCGCTCAGTACATTAAGTTTGAAATGCCGGTGCTGGACAGTTttgttgaaaaattaaaagaagaggaagaaagagaaataatcaaACTGACCATGAA GTTCCAAGCCCTGCGTCTGACGATGCTGCAGCGCCTGGAGCAGCTGGTGGAGGCCAAGTAA